In a genomic window of Sus scrofa isolate TJ Tabasco breed Duroc chromosome 4, Sscrofa11.1, whole genome shotgun sequence:
- the PRPF38B gene encoding pre-mRNA-splicing factor 38B, which produces MANNSPALTGNSQPQHQAAAAAAQQQQQCGGGGGGGATKPAVSGKQGNVLPLWGNEKTMNLNPMILTNILSSPYFKVQLYELKTYHEVVDEIYFKVTHVEPWEKGSRKTAGQTGMCGGVRGVGTGGIVSTAFCLLYKLFTLKLTRKQVMGLITHTDSPYIRALGFMYIRYTQPPTDLWDWFESFLDDEEDLDVKAGGGCVMTIGEMLRSFLTKLEWFSTLFPRIPVPVQKNIDQQIKTRPRKIKKDGKEGAEEIDRHVERRRSRSPRRSLSPRRSPRRSRSRSHHREGHGSSSFDRELEREKERQRLEREAKEREKERRRSRSIDRGLERRHSRSRERHRSRSRSRDRKGDRRDRDREREKENERGRRRDRDYDKERGNDREKERSRERSKERRSRGEVEEKKHKEDKDERRHRDDKKDPKREKKHSRSRSRERKHRSRSRSRNAGKRSRSRSKEKASKHKNESKEKSNKRSRSGSQGRTDSVEKSRKREHSPSKEKSRKRSRSKERSHKRDHSDGKDQSDKHDRRRSQSIEPESQEKQHKNKEETV; this is translated from the exons ATGGCTAACAACAGCCCCGCGCTGACAGGCAACTCGCAGCCGCAGCACCAGGCAGCCGCGGCCGCggctcagcagcagcagcagtgcggcggcggcggcggcggtggcgccACCAAGCCGGCAGTCTCGGGCAAGCAGGGCAATGTGCTGCCGCTGTGGGGCAACGAAAAGACTATGAACCTCAACCCCATGATCTTGACCAATATCCTGTCGTCGCCTTACTTCAAAGTGCAGCTCTACGAGCTCAAAACCTACCACGAGGTGGTGGACGAGATCTACTTTAAG GTCACGCATGTTGAGCCAtgggagaaaggaagcaggaaaaCAGCTGGCCAAACAGGGATGTGCGGAGGG GTTCGAGGTGTTGGAACAGGAGGAATTGTTTCTACAGCTTTTTGCCTATTGTACAAATTATTTACTCTGAAGTTAACTCGCAAGCAAGTGATGGGTCTCATAACACACACAGATTCTCCATATATTAGAGCTCTTGGATTTATGTATATAAG GTACACACAGCCCCCCACAGATCTATGGGACTGGTTTGAATCCTTCCTTGATGATGAAGAG gACCTGGATGTGAAGGCTGGTGGAGGCTGTGTAATGACCATTGGAGAAATGCTTCGGTCTTTCCTCACAAAACTGGAGTGGTTTTCTACTTTGTTCCCAAGAATTCCAGTTCCAGTTCAGAAGAATATCGATCAACAGATTAAAACCCGgccaagaaaaatcaagaaagatgGGAAGGAAGGTGCTGAGGAAATAGACAGACATGTTGAACGCAGACGTTCGAG ATCTCCAAGGAGATCACTGAGTCCACGGAGGTCCCCAAGAAGATCCAGAAGTAGAAGCCATCATCGGGAGGGCCATGGGTCCTCTAGTTTTGACCGAGaactagaaagagagaaagaacgcCAGCGACTAGAGCGTGaagccaaagaaagagagaaagaaaggcgaAGATCCCGAAGTATTGATCGGGGGCTAGAACGCAGGCATAGCAGGAGTAGGGAAAGACATAGAAGCCGTAGTCGAAGTCGTGATAGGAAAGGAGACAGAAGGGACAGGGAtcgggaaagagagaaagaaaatgagaggggTAGAAGACGAGATCGAGACTATGACAAGGAAAGAGGTAATGACCGAGAAAAGGAGCGGTCGAGAGAACGGTCCAAGGAACGGCGAAGTAGAGGGGAGGTGGAAGAGAAGAAGcataaagaagacaaagatgagAGGCGGCACAGAGATGACAAAAAAGATCccaagagagagaagaagcaCAGTAGAAgtagaagcagagaaagaaaacataggagtagGAGTAGAAGTAGAAATGCTGGGAAACGGAGTAGGAGCAGGAGCAAAGAGAAAGcaagtaaacataaaaatgaaagtaaagaaaaatcaaataaacggAGTAGAAGTGGCAGTCAAGGAAGAACTGACAGTgttgaaaaatcaagaaaacggGAACATAGCCCCAGCAAAGAAAAATCTAGGAAgcgcagcagaagcaaagaaCGTTCCCACAAACGAGATCACAGCGATGGTAAGGACCAGTCTGACAAACATGACCGCCGAAGGAGCCAAAGTATAGAACCAGAGAGCcaagaaaaacaacataaaaacaaagaggagactgtgtga